Proteins found in one Anopheles aquasalis chromosome 3, idAnoAquaMG_Q_19, whole genome shotgun sequence genomic segment:
- the LOC126575386 gene encoding uncharacterized protein LOC126575386 yields MNSARTLRLLAVCSVGALVLLTTAILEPAEANFITYVDDSGETLPDDYVLDDERRASKKVRPQDYNEALDRLIANALNTSDATASNSTVAPDKAYSSPPPSIACIGTRKPQHIPSAGRLTVRKCCPRGQSFHRLSITTCHPMDPFETGTRFTLLGRQLDYYGPGCHEYGKYLRYNVTIDKKCVGQRLIFNDRGTQMMLIQNGSLVVTRRDRIEFYDDFCVEETGNMVLAAHICEAAVEQELFSGWLGTVTIVLALIASAVTVLAYLFDRVLPHRYGPLIGSHAGFLAVAIIVELLLVTFQEDDYRPIVEVLIEISYALFLLFCSILFFSSATGTTSINYRLLVVVVFFISSCSLIAMALTFYFESVLFLTVLASLSVALAISGANVYTSFGRNHLGFNSSENPFEMINEGSTAKRMDQRRELTLVSTFACATQIIVWIPYSMGKYSLLSVLAWNALIVCVVFVGLRRRSIGLCNIGKRLKSMQSNQPRAPLGVGSPYSEQAMTVDTQTVLPSQFPDDEDAEGENEMRVV; encoded by the exons ATGAATTCCGCAAGGACACTCCGATTGCTGGCCGTGTGTAGTGTTGGTGCGCTAGTGTTGTTGACCACGGCGATCCTCGAACCGGCGGAAGCTAATTTTATCACCTACGTCGATGATTCGGGTGAAACCCTTCCGGATGATTATGTGCTTGATGATGAGCGTCGAGCGTCGAAGAAGGTACGGCCACAGGACTACAACGAagcgctcgatcgattgatcgccAATGCGCTCAATACttccgacgccaccgccagcaacaGTACGGTGGCTCCCGATAAGGCGTACTCCAGTCCACCACCAAGTATCGCCTGTATTGGCACCCGTAAG CCCCAGCATATCCCGTCGGCGGGCCGGTTGACGGTGCGTAAATGTTGCCCCAGGGGACAATCATTCCATCGGCTCAGCATAACCACCTGCCATCCGATGGATCCGTTCGAGACCGGTACTCGGTTTACGCTGTTGGGCCGCCAGCTCGACTACTACGGACCGGGATGCCACGAGTATGGCAAGTACCTGCGCTACAACGTCACGATCGACAAGAAGTGTGTTGGTCAGAG GTTGATATTCAATGATCGCGGTACACAGATGATGCTCATCCAGAATGGTTCGCTGGTGGTGACGCGCCGCGATCGGATCGAGTTCTACGATGACTTCTGTGTGGAGGAAACCGGTAACATGGTCCTAGCGGCGCACATCTGTGAGGCTGCGGTCGAGCAGGAGCTGTTCTCCGGTTGGCTCGGTACGGTGACGATCGTCCTGGCACTGATCGCCTCAGCCGTGACGGTCCTGGCGTATCTGTTCGATCGTGTGCTACCTCACCGGTACGGACCGTTGATTGGAAGCCATGCCGGATTCCTGGCGGTGGCCATCATTgtcgagctgctgctagtCACATTCCAAGAAG ATGATTATCGCCCGATAGTGGAGGTACTGATTGAGATCTCGTACGCACTGTTCCTGCTGTTCTGTTCGATCCTGTTCTTCTCCTCGGCCACCGGAACAACCAGCATCAACtaccggttgctggtggtggtggtgttcttcatctcctcctgctccctcATTGCCATGGCTCTGACGTTCTACTTTGaaagtgtcctcttcctcaCCGTGCTCGCTAGTCTCTCGGTGGCACTGGCTATCAGCGGTGCAAACGTTTACACATCCTTTGGCCGTAACCATCTTGGGTTCAACAGCAGCGAGAACCCTTTCGAGATGATCAATGAGGGAAGTACGGCCAAACGGATGGATCAGCGAAGGGAACT GACACTCGTGTCAACGTTTGCGTGCGCCACACAGATCATCGTCTGGATACCGTACTCGATGGGCAAGTACTCGCTGCTGTCCGTGCTCGCCTGGAACGCGCTGATCGTGTGCGTTGTGTTCGTTGGGTTGCGACGTCGCTCGATCGGACTCTGCAACATTGGCAAGCGCCTAAAATCGATGcaatccaaccaaccacgtGCACCGTTGGGTGTCGGAAGTCCGTACTCCGAGCAAGCGATGACCGTCGATACGCAAACGGTCCTGCCATCACAGTTCCccgatgatgaggatgccgagggtgaaaatgaaatgcgcGTCGTGTGA
- the LOC126577219 gene encoding uncharacterized protein LOC126577219: protein MWPYYRQVLPLALVLVLSLVVSRYDATISNASNNGAAVRENSLSTLQEEPSGNITLPSTGGSDTTPSIRNVNESDITIRTTTVTPSAPVIVAETVANESPSSTMVEELITVPSTTLLPSSTPSKPTTTTTTTSTTTTTDAPHSEEREFPSNCSEFNASPIKLMYTEKARMVKCCPPGQMIQPQSNFRFECVTGTQDLKIETIEAHFYGNNECIEVSEKKITLPVVSEDRCGSGGRNALMYSADQGDELYVLQNGSLLVLELGSLVSVFESYCVEMTTDDQLVAKVCDEEPESSRTAYVSVLIWIGISMAAFVLIATSLSYTFVPKLNDTFGCLIACHAGCLAIGTVSIGLARCDDHCIARDSLGIAELFANAFLGTAVFAFFLMNVLNTVYVAYYIPNGLEYDSKNKRDMYVFLAVLYTISLVPLVLLPKGGLVSIVFIYYGGIAVAQALSAYYTRRLTSGIYLHINDTVSGQTKINHVRLNDISKQTRLCRMYASFTLVCWIAFTVLMLTTNMTEFPRIITVYSIVVQGLFTGVVFVAGSQKWTIIRECWSNSGSADLRVLENGFEMRTLESNRRATRNAANDDDGTVS, encoded by the exons ATGTGGCCGTACTATCGGCAAGTGTTGCCTCTGGcgctggtgctagtgctgtCACTTGTAGTGTCCCGGTATgatgccaccatcagcaacgcaAGTAACAACGGTGCAGCAGTGCGTGAGAACTCGTTGTCGACACTTCAGGAGGAGCCCTCGGGCAACATTACACTGCCGTCTACCGGTGGTAGTGACACTACCCCGTCGATTAGGAATGTAAATGAAAGTGATATTACGATAAGGACTACAACAGTCACCCCTAGTGCACCTGTGATTGTAGCAGAAACGGTAGCAAACGAATCACCGTCGTCAACAATGGTGGAAGAATTGATAACAGTCCCATCGACCACGCTGTTGCCTTCTTCCACACCTTCAAaaccgacaacaacgacgacgacgacgagtacgaCCACTACTACCGACGCACCGCATTCTGAAGAGCGGGAATTTCCATCAAATTGCTCGGAATTCAAT GCCTCGCCCATTAAACTGATGTACACCGAAAAGGCACGCATGGTCAAATGTTGCCCACCCGGGCAGATGATTCAACCGCAGAGCAACTTCCGCTTCGAGTGCGTCACCGGTACGCAGGATCTAAAGATTGAAACGATCGAGGCGCACTTCTACGGCAACAACGAGTGCATCGAGGTGAGCGAAAAGAAGATCACACTTCCGGTCGTATCGGAGGACCGGTGTGGTAGCGGTGGCCGGAATGCGCTGATGTACAGTGCCGATCAGGGCGATGAGTTGTACGTGCTGCAGAATGGTTcactgttggtgctggagctCGGTTCGTTGGTGTCGGTGTTCGAGAGCTACTGCGTCGAGATGACCACGGACGATCAGCTGGTGGCGAAGGTGTGCGATGAGGAGCCGGAATCGAGCCGTACTGCCTACGTGTCGGTGCTCATCTGGATCGGTATTTCGATGGCAGCGTTCGTCCTGATCGCTACCTCGCTCAGCTACACGTTCGTACCGAAGCTGAATGACACGTTTGGGTGTCTTATCGCGTGCCATGCCGGTTGTTTGGCCATCGGTACGGTCAGCATTGGGTTGGCCCGATGTGATGATCACTGCATAGCTCGAGATTCGCTGGGAATTGCTGAACTGTTCGCTAACGCATTTCTCGGTACCGCGGTGTTCGCTTTCTTTCTGATGAATGTACTCAACACGGTGTACGTTGCGTACTACATCCCGAATGGGCTCGAGTATgatagcaaaaacaaacgggaTATGTACGTGTTCCTGGCCGTACTGTACACCATCAGCTTGGTGCCGTTGGTTCTGCTGCCGAAAG GTGGTCTCGTATCGATCGTGTTCATCTACTACGGCGGTATTGCCGTGGCGCAAGCCCTCTCGGCCTACTACACACGCCGGCTGACCTCGGGCATCTATCTGCATATCAACGATACGGTCAGTGGTCAAACGAAAATTAATCACGTCCGATTGAATGACATAAGCAAACA GACTCGTCTGTGCCGTATGTACGCGAGCTTCACGCTCGTCTGCTGGATCGCCTTCaccgtgctgatgctgacgacCAATATGACCGAGTTCCCCCGGATCATCACCGTCTACAGCATCGTGGTGCAGGGTCTGTTCACCGGCGTCGTATTCGTCGCCGGCAGCCAGAAGTGGACGATCATACGCGAGTGCTGGAGCAACTCCGGGTCGGCCGATTTGCGCGTACTGGAGAATGGGTTCGAGATGCGAACGCTGGAGAGTAATCGTCGCGCTACGCGAAATGCCGccaatgacgacgatggtacaGTATCATAG
- the LOC126574422 gene encoding probable G-protein coupled receptor Mth-like 14 isoform X2, with translation MARRSSPVVLSWWLIVVLVLLQQQQLQPVNGGVGSGKHLEGDYNYDYDGLDQPVHPVATPAGENTTQELPILLHGEFGELHDPPPSDIEQLLNEKPVLPVQEVQRSDHNLTNMTTSEVIPSTTEQVPAVDEDCSRYQKLPVQPMYVNSTASVIRKCCPVGQRMLHDGTRYVECGKDDFDSGPISPTFELKAIVAQLHEGCIEDREEEINLRVLAGEPCPMDYGLIAYGKRTKDTLYVIQNGSLLVVLDQMLEYYIYNAYCLDYDPADASVMAYVCVSDVALSPDVFNGQIVMLTLCLIMAVPLLLATAFFYYVIPELHDVHGKALAMNCVNFAVALLLETYFQYRTHGHRLDSDEVVLESYAEYFILATFFWLMVNIANNCFHAWYFLPKRQTPTSERKRFLLYAIIAQLVPLFIILTWGATSTGGRAVKHYFFVPIIVVLILNQILLVATMVGLGRVKGQHFDNIEVRNRLIAANQEPKAMQISLIACDRLNKVIYMNKYTSLLYTVMTVVWVATICTYYLTGEIPIFFDILFGFQGIFMFVIFICMRKPFRVVQNWFSRNGYCTACCYTEPQQTEEAPPQRMVHARQATVLELEPIVSVRRVQPVAAEMNGSAKCAPDEQCRGGHVASIKHKRTRNPFKYVPHDSCTHEPQTRPGC, from the exons ATGGCTCGGCGATCGTCGCCCGTTGTGTTAAGCTGGTGGCTAATTGtagtgttggtgctgttgcagcagcagcagctacagccgGTGAACGGTGGCGTCGGAAGTGGCAAGCACTTGGAGG GAGACTACAACTATGACTACGATGGGCTGGACCAGCCGGTGCATCCAGTGGCCACACCTGCCGGCGAGAACACTACGCAAGAGCTTCCGATTCTACTGCACGGTGAATTCGGTGAACTGCATGATCCACCGCCCAGTGATATCGAGCAGCTGTTGAACGAAAAGCCGGTACTTCCGGTACAGGAAGTGCAAAGAAGTGACCATAATCTGACCAACATGACTACGTCAGAGGTGATACCGTCTACTACGGAGCAGGTGCCGGCGGTTGACGAGGATTGCAGCCGATATCAA AAACTGCCAGTTCAACCGATGTACGTTAACAGCACCGCGAGCGTGATAAGAAAGTGTTGCCCAGTCGGTCAGCGTATGCTGCACGATGGTACCCGGTACGTGGAGTGTGGAAAGGATGATTTCGATTCGGGCCCAATAAGTCCGACCTTTGAGCTGAAAGCGATCGTGGCCCAGCTGCACGAGGGTTGCATTGAAGATCGCGAAGAGGAGATTAATCTGCGCGTGCTAGCTGGTGAACCGTGCCCGATGGATTACGGATTGATTGCCTACGGTAAGCGTACCAAGGATACGCTGTACGTGATCCAGAACGGTTCGCTACTCGTGGTGCTCGATCAGATGCTGGAGTACTACATCTACAATGCGTACTGCCTGGATTACGATCCGGCGGATGCTTCAGTAATGGCGTACGTCTGTGTTTCGGATGTGGCGCTGTCTCCGGACGTGTTTAATGGTCAGATCGTAATGCTAACACTGTGTCTCATCATGGcggtgccgctgctactggctACTGCCTTTTTTTACTACGTCATTCCCGAGCTGCACGACGTACATGGTAAAGCGTTGGCTATGAACTGCGTTAATTTCGCCGTCGCATTGCTACTGGAAACGTACTTTCAATACCGCACGCATGGCCACCGGCTGGACTCGGATGAGGTTGTGCTAGAAAGTTACGCCGAGTACTTCATACTGGCCACCTTCTTCTGGCTCATGGTGAACATCGCCAACAACTGTTTCCATGCTTG GTACTTTTTGCCAAAACGCCAAACGCCGACAAGTGAGCGGAAACGATTCCTACTATACGCGATCATTGCACAGCTAGTGCCCTTGTTTATCATCCTGACATGGGGTGCGACGTCAACCG GTGGTCGCGCTGTTAAACATTACTTCTTTGTGCCGATCATTGTGGTGCTGATACTTAATCAGATACTGCTGGTCGCGACGATGGTGGGCCTGGGTCGAGTTAAAGGGCAACACTTTGACAATATTGAGGTCCGGAATCGTTTGATAGCGGCGAATCAGGAACCGAAAGCGATGCAAATTTCCTTGATCGCGTGTGATCGGCTCAACAAGGTTATCTATAT gAACAAGTACACCTCATTACTGTACACGGTGATGACCGTTGTATGGGTTGCAACGATTTGCACCTACTACCTAACGGGAGAGATCCCCATCTTCTTCGACATTCTGTTCGGCTTCCAGGGGATATTCATGTTTGTAATCTTCATCTGCATGCGGAAACCGTTCCGTGTGGTGCAGAATTGGTTCTCACGCAACGGTTACTGTACGGCGTGCTGTTACACCGAGCcacagcaaacagaagaagcacCACCCCAGAGGATGGTTCACGCCCGTCAGGCAACagtgctggaactggaacccATAGTCAGCGTTAGACGAGTGCAACCAGTGGCAGCGGAAATGAATGGTTCGGCAAAGTGTGCACCAGACGAGCAGTGCAGGGGTGGCCACGTAGCAAGtatcaaacacaaacgcaccaGAAATCCGTTTAAGTACGTGCCCCACGATTCCTGTACCCATGAACCGCAAACACGGCCCGGGTGTTGA
- the LOC126574422 gene encoding probable G-protein coupled receptor Mth-like 14 isoform X1, which yields MARRSSPVVLSWWLIVVLVLLQQQQLQPVNGGVGSGKHLEGTYEEYDDEGPYHRPIVVPSEGDYNYDYDGLDQPVHPVATPAGENTTQELPILLHGEFGELHDPPPSDIEQLLNEKPVLPVQEVQRSDHNLTNMTTSEVIPSTTEQVPAVDEDCSRYQKLPVQPMYVNSTASVIRKCCPVGQRMLHDGTRYVECGKDDFDSGPISPTFELKAIVAQLHEGCIEDREEEINLRVLAGEPCPMDYGLIAYGKRTKDTLYVIQNGSLLVVLDQMLEYYIYNAYCLDYDPADASVMAYVCVSDVALSPDVFNGQIVMLTLCLIMAVPLLLATAFFYYVIPELHDVHGKALAMNCVNFAVALLLETYFQYRTHGHRLDSDEVVLESYAEYFILATFFWLMVNIANNCFHAWYFLPKRQTPTSERKRFLLYAIIAQLVPLFIILTWGATSTGGRAVKHYFFVPIIVVLILNQILLVATMVGLGRVKGQHFDNIEVRNRLIAANQEPKAMQISLIACDRLNKVIYMNKYTSLLYTVMTVVWVATICTYYLTGEIPIFFDILFGFQGIFMFVIFICMRKPFRVVQNWFSRNGYCTACCYTEPQQTEEAPPQRMVHARQATVLELEPIVSVRRVQPVAAEMNGSAKCAPDEQCRGGHVASIKHKRTRNPFKYVPHDSCTHEPQTRPGC from the exons ATGGCTCGGCGATCGTCGCCCGTTGTGTTAAGCTGGTGGCTAATTGtagtgttggtgctgttgcagcagcagcagctacagccgGTGAACGGTGGCGTCGGAAGTGGCAAGCACTTGGAGGGTACGTACGAGGAGTACGATGATGAGGGACCCTACCATCGACCGATCGTGGTGCCGAGCGAAG GAGACTACAACTATGACTACGATGGGCTGGACCAGCCGGTGCATCCAGTGGCCACACCTGCCGGCGAGAACACTACGCAAGAGCTTCCGATTCTACTGCACGGTGAATTCGGTGAACTGCATGATCCACCGCCCAGTGATATCGAGCAGCTGTTGAACGAAAAGCCGGTACTTCCGGTACAGGAAGTGCAAAGAAGTGACCATAATCTGACCAACATGACTACGTCAGAGGTGATACCGTCTACTACGGAGCAGGTGCCGGCGGTTGACGAGGATTGCAGCCGATATCAA AAACTGCCAGTTCAACCGATGTACGTTAACAGCACCGCGAGCGTGATAAGAAAGTGTTGCCCAGTCGGTCAGCGTATGCTGCACGATGGTACCCGGTACGTGGAGTGTGGAAAGGATGATTTCGATTCGGGCCCAATAAGTCCGACCTTTGAGCTGAAAGCGATCGTGGCCCAGCTGCACGAGGGTTGCATTGAAGATCGCGAAGAGGAGATTAATCTGCGCGTGCTAGCTGGTGAACCGTGCCCGATGGATTACGGATTGATTGCCTACGGTAAGCGTACCAAGGATACGCTGTACGTGATCCAGAACGGTTCGCTACTCGTGGTGCTCGATCAGATGCTGGAGTACTACATCTACAATGCGTACTGCCTGGATTACGATCCGGCGGATGCTTCAGTAATGGCGTACGTCTGTGTTTCGGATGTGGCGCTGTCTCCGGACGTGTTTAATGGTCAGATCGTAATGCTAACACTGTGTCTCATCATGGcggtgccgctgctactggctACTGCCTTTTTTTACTACGTCATTCCCGAGCTGCACGACGTACATGGTAAAGCGTTGGCTATGAACTGCGTTAATTTCGCCGTCGCATTGCTACTGGAAACGTACTTTCAATACCGCACGCATGGCCACCGGCTGGACTCGGATGAGGTTGTGCTAGAAAGTTACGCCGAGTACTTCATACTGGCCACCTTCTTCTGGCTCATGGTGAACATCGCCAACAACTGTTTCCATGCTTG GTACTTTTTGCCAAAACGCCAAACGCCGACAAGTGAGCGGAAACGATTCCTACTATACGCGATCATTGCACAGCTAGTGCCCTTGTTTATCATCCTGACATGGGGTGCGACGTCAACCG GTGGTCGCGCTGTTAAACATTACTTCTTTGTGCCGATCATTGTGGTGCTGATACTTAATCAGATACTGCTGGTCGCGACGATGGTGGGCCTGGGTCGAGTTAAAGGGCAACACTTTGACAATATTGAGGTCCGGAATCGTTTGATAGCGGCGAATCAGGAACCGAAAGCGATGCAAATTTCCTTGATCGCGTGTGATCGGCTCAACAAGGTTATCTATAT gAACAAGTACACCTCATTACTGTACACGGTGATGACCGTTGTATGGGTTGCAACGATTTGCACCTACTACCTAACGGGAGAGATCCCCATCTTCTTCGACATTCTGTTCGGCTTCCAGGGGATATTCATGTTTGTAATCTTCATCTGCATGCGGAAACCGTTCCGTGTGGTGCAGAATTGGTTCTCACGCAACGGTTACTGTACGGCGTGCTGTTACACCGAGCcacagcaaacagaagaagcacCACCCCAGAGGATGGTTCACGCCCGTCAGGCAACagtgctggaactggaacccATAGTCAGCGTTAGACGAGTGCAACCAGTGGCAGCGGAAATGAATGGTTCGGCAAAGTGTGCACCAGACGAGCAGTGCAGGGGTGGCCACGTAGCAAGtatcaaacacaaacgcaccaGAAATCCGTTTAAGTACGTGCCCCACGATTCCTGTACCCATGAACCGCAAACACGGCCCGGGTGTTGA